A genomic window from Atribacterota bacterium includes:
- the dapA gene encoding 4-hydroxy-tetrahydrodipicolinate synthase, giving the protein MKIQVKGIIPPMITPFDEEERINCKALQKMTNYLIEAGVHGVFPLGSTGEGYALGFDEKRQVIETVLEATNKRVPVYAGTGAITTKESIKLTEMATELGVDALSVITPYFILPNQEELFEHYSAIAANTDLPIILYNNPGRTGVDLSIDLIVRLGEIENIVGIKDSSGDMSKAAEIIRCTNGDFAVLSGRDTLIYGFLAYGGHGSVAATANIVPELVVSIYELYKKGEYQASLEAQFKLAPLRMAFSLGSFPVIMKEGLKLRGIEVGNTLQPIKPLTSEAREKLRKILEEIGQ; this is encoded by the coding sequence ATGAAGATTCAAGTCAAAGGCATTATTCCACCGATGATTACTCCATTTGACGAAGAAGAAAGGATTAATTGTAAAGCATTGCAAAAAATGACTAATTATCTCATAGAGGCAGGTGTACATGGAGTATTTCCTTTAGGAAGTACTGGAGAAGGCTATGCCCTTGGTTTTGATGAGAAAAGACAGGTTATTGAAACAGTCTTAGAAGCTACCAATAAAAGAGTACCGGTTTATGCTGGCACAGGAGCTATTACCACAAAAGAATCTATTAAGCTAACTGAAATGGCTACTGAGCTAGGAGTAGATGCTTTATCAGTAATTACACCTTACTTCATCTTGCCAAATCAGGAGGAATTATTTGAACATTATAGTGCAATTGCTGCAAATACTGATTTACCCATAATACTCTATAATAATCCAGGTAGAACTGGTGTTGATTTAAGTATTGATCTGATAGTTAGATTGGGTGAGATTGAAAATATAGTAGGAATTAAAGACAGCAGTGGAGATATGAGTAAAGCAGCAGAGATTATTCGCTGCACCAATGGTGATTTTGCTGTTCTATCTGGCAGAGATACCTTAATTTATGGCTTTTTAGCTTATGGTGGACATGGTAGCGTTGCTGCAACTGCAAATATTGTTCCTGAATTAGTGGTATCAATTTATGAGTTGTATAAAAAAGGAGAATACCAGGCCTCTTTAGAAGCACAATTCAAATTGGCACCTTTACGCATGGCTTTTTCACTTGGCAGTTTTCCGGTGATTATGAAGGAAGGACTAAAACTAAGGGGAATCGAGGTTGGGAATACTTTACAACCGATTAAACCCTTAACTTCTGAAGCAAGAGAGAAGTTGAGGAAGATCCTTGAAGAGATAGGCCAATAG
- a CDS encoding cyclic 2,3-diphosphoglycerate synthase → MRRQNILIMGAAGRDFHNFNVFFRNNEDFKVIAFTATQIPDIADRKYPVQLSGPLYPDGIPIFPEEELPELIEKYHVDQVILAYSDLPHQYVMERASLVLAKGADFRLMGPRSTMLQANIPLVSVCAVRTGCGKSQTTRKVTRILKEMGKKVVVIRHPMPYGDLSKQIWQRFENYGDLDRYQCTIEEREEYEPHIDLGNIVYAGVDYGEILKRAEQEAEVIVWDGGNNDIPFYKPDLHIVVTDPHRVGHEITYYPGAVNLRMADVVVVNKVDTARPENITQLRDNIYELAPKAILIEAASPIKVEHNEMIRGKKVIVVEDGPTLTHGEMQYGAGIVAAQKYGAAEIINPRPFAVGSIKDTYQKYPLIGKLLPAMGYGKEQIKELEETINNSTAELVIIGTPIDLSRVMHIEKKYVRVRYELQEIGSPDLKEIFKEKFS, encoded by the coding sequence TTGAGAAGACAAAATATACTCATAATGGGTGCTGCTGGTAGAGATTTTCATAATTTTAACGTTTTTTTTCGAAATAATGAAGATTTTAAGGTAATTGCTTTTACTGCTACCCAGATTCCCGATATTGCTGATCGAAAATATCCAGTTCAATTAAGTGGCCCTCTTTATCCCGATGGGATACCAATTTTCCCAGAAGAAGAATTACCAGAATTAATTGAAAAATATCATGTTGATCAGGTTATCTTAGCCTATAGTGACTTACCTCATCAGTATGTTATGGAGAGAGCATCTCTGGTTTTAGCAAAGGGTGCTGATTTTAGATTGATGGGTCCCAGAAGTACTATGCTACAAGCTAATATTCCTCTGGTTTCTGTTTGTGCTGTTCGTACAGGTTGTGGTAAGAGTCAGACTACCCGCAAGGTAACCAGGATATTAAAAGAAATGGGCAAAAAAGTAGTGGTAATCAGGCATCCTATGCCTTATGGAGATTTAAGTAAACAGATCTGGCAACGTTTTGAGAATTATGGTGATCTGGATAGATATCAATGCACTATAGAGGAACGAGAAGAATATGAACCCCATATTGATTTAGGTAATATTGTTTATGCAGGGGTTGATTATGGTGAAATATTAAAAAGAGCTGAGCAAGAGGCAGAAGTAATAGTTTGGGATGGCGGCAATAATGACATTCCTTTTTATAAGCCAGATTTACATATTGTTGTTACTGATCCCCACCGGGTGGGACATGAAATAACCTATTATCCAGGAGCTGTTAATTTGAGGATGGCAGATGTGGTGGTGGTAAATAAGGTTGATACAGCAAGACCAGAAAATATTACTCAGTTAAGAGACAATATTTATGAATTAGCACCAAAAGCAATATTGATTGAGGCAGCATCGCCAATTAAGGTTGAGCATAATGAGATGATTAGAGGTAAAAAGGTGATCGTGGTGGAAGATGGGCCTACCCTGACACATGGAGAGATGCAATATGGTGCTGGTATTGTAGCAGCACAAAAATATGGTGCTGCAGAAATAATCAATCCGAGACCATTTGCTGTTGGCAGTATAAAAGATACTTACCAGAAATACCCATTAATAGGAAAGCTATTACCAGCTATGGGTTATGGAAAGGAGCAGATTAAAGAATTGGAAGAAACCATTAATAATAGCACTGCTGAGCTAGTAATTATAGGAACTCCCATTGATTTAAGTAGAGTGATGCATATTGAGAAAAAGTATGTTAGAGTAAGATATGAATTACAAGAGATTGGCAGTCCTGATTTAAAAGAAATATTTAAAGAAAAATTTTCATAA
- a CDS encoding Ldh family oxidoreductase, whose protein sequence is MIKNILVDSEHLKTFIRDIFMSVKVTEEDAILTSNSLVEADLRGIYSHGVMRVPIYIKRIKLGLVNPISKINVIKDNKAIAVLDAHNCLGQVSATKAMKMAIEKANKYSIGATVVKNSNHFGAAAGYTLQAVEKDMIGYATTNAACRMVPTGGTEQIIGNNPFSYAIPAGKALPVVLDISCSVVSVGKILLKREKGEELPLGWALDREGNPTTDAFTAIDGGGFLVPIGEHKGYGIALVNDILSSSLGDSIGGTAVTSLYNLNTSKKSETGHFFMAIKIDNFIPINRFKQRMDKKIKAIKNSAKKEGVEQIYLPGEIEFNIKEKNLKFGIPISKEVLDDLKLMAKESGVYIDNYRLFK, encoded by the coding sequence ATGATTAAAAATATCTTAGTTGATTCAGAACATTTAAAAACTTTCATTAGAGATATTTTTATGTCAGTCAAAGTAACAGAAGAAGATGCTATCCTTACATCTAATTCTCTGGTTGAAGCGGACCTTAGAGGGATTTATTCTCATGGAGTAATGAGGGTACCGATATATATTAAAAGAATAAAACTCGGTTTAGTAAATCCTATATCAAAAATTAATGTGATTAAAGATAATAAGGCAATTGCAGTATTGGATGCCCATAATTGTTTAGGCCAGGTAAGTGCTACAAAAGCTATGAAAATGGCTATTGAAAAAGCTAATAAATATTCTATTGGAGCAACAGTAGTGAAAAATAGTAATCATTTTGGAGCTGCTGCAGGTTATACTTTACAAGCAGTGGAAAAAGATATGATTGGTTATGCCACTACAAATGCAGCTTGTCGAATGGTTCCCACGGGAGGAACAGAGCAAATAATTGGTAATAATCCTTTTTCATATGCCATTCCCGCTGGAAAAGCCTTACCAGTTGTATTAGATATTTCTTGTTCAGTTGTATCTGTTGGGAAAATACTTTTGAAAAGGGAAAAAGGAGAAGAATTACCATTAGGATGGGCTTTAGACAGAGAGGGTAATCCCACCACAGATGCATTTACTGCCATAGACGGAGGCGGTTTTCTAGTTCCCATAGGAGAACATAAAGGTTATGGCATTGCTTTAGTTAACGATATACTCTCTAGCTCATTAGGGGATTCTATAGGTGGTACAGCAGTAACCAGTTTATATAATTTGAACACTTCAAAGAAATCGGAAACCGGACACTTTTTTATGGCCATAAAAATAGATAATTTTATACCAATTAATCGATTTAAACAAAGAATGGATAAAAAAATAAAAGCAATTAAAAATTCTGCTAAAAAAGAAGGAGTAGAGCAAATATATCTACCAGGTGAGATTGAATTTAATATAAAAGAAAAGAATTTAAAATTTGGAATTCCAATAAGCAAGGAAGTTCTTGATGATTTAAAATTAATGGCAAAAGAATCTGGAGTTTATATTGATAATTATAGATTATTTAAATGA
- a CDS encoding aldehyde ferredoxin oxidoreductase C-terminal domain-containing protein, translating into MLEGHTIKLFSYQPAKVNRGYTDRILYVNLSNREIEVKEVPPKIKEVLTGGRGYGLWYLWQAVKSETRWNDPENELIFCTGPLCGITQYSGCGKSHVVSLSPETGSANDNNAGGYFAPYLKFSGWDALEIQGKSEQDVIIFIDGNKGELTIQTYPYEDKNSYLLVERLTEYFAEDEQDKANISIVSAGEGAENSLLGILNFSWYDRKREKVRYKQAARGGPGTVLRDKKIVAIIIKYKGITGSTNNPASPELLKKAGQRITQEILSLDDVQNGMRQTGTINLIDHMNTHNCLPVHNFQFGSHKQAIKIFNQVWKKRFSQKQPGDSCWVGCNLRCSHAVDRFILKTGPLKGEEVIVDGPEYETAAGMGGNCGCFDPDVVLEANFYCDHYGIDTIGVSTTIAFLMECYDRGILNQERTGGLDLRFGNGDALLELIHLIAQGEEFGKIAGQGIRRCKKYFVENFDADPDFLEDIGMECKGMEFSEYVTKESLAQQGGYGIANKGPQHDESWLIFMDQVNKQIPTFEDKAEALYYFPLFRTWFSLVGLCKLPWNDIEPADNKQKYSGITAAKIPEHVENYCWLFEGITGKKISTEDIISQSEAVHNLQRLFNLKMGYGTRKHDAIPYRAMGPVKEQEYCSRADFYDKQLQEEVEYDIKGKDIQERIKALRKFREKQYELLCDAVYRRRGWDENGVPNLETIKRLQIDFPEILSVWQNYHNNK; encoded by the coding sequence ATGCTAGAAGGTCATACAATAAAACTATTTTCATATCAACCGGCTAAAGTAAACAGAGGGTATACAGATAGGATTCTTTATGTTAATTTATCTAACAGAGAAATAGAGGTTAAAGAGGTTCCACCAAAAATTAAAGAAGTTTTAACGGGTGGTCGAGGTTATGGTTTATGGTATCTATGGCAAGCAGTTAAATCAGAAACAAGGTGGAATGATCCGGAAAATGAGTTAATATTCTGTACCGGACCGCTCTGTGGAATTACTCAATATTCAGGTTGTGGAAAGAGTCATGTAGTGAGCCTTTCTCCCGAAACCGGCAGTGCTAATGATAATAATGCCGGAGGCTATTTTGCACCTTATTTAAAATTTTCCGGTTGGGATGCGCTGGAGATTCAAGGAAAATCTGAACAGGATGTGATTATTTTTATAGACGGGAATAAGGGAGAATTAACTATCCAAACTTATCCTTATGAAGACAAGAATTCTTATTTATTAGTGGAAAGATTGACTGAGTATTTTGCTGAGGATGAACAGGATAAAGCCAATATCAGTATTGTTTCAGCTGGTGAGGGAGCTGAAAATTCCTTATTAGGAATTTTAAATTTTAGCTGGTATGACCGTAAACGAGAGAAAGTCCGTTATAAACAGGCTGCTCGGGGTGGACCAGGAACTGTACTGAGAGACAAAAAAATAGTTGCAATTATCATTAAGTATAAAGGTATAACTGGATCTACTAATAATCCTGCCTCTCCTGAATTGTTAAAGAAAGCAGGTCAGCGTATCACCCAAGAGATTCTCTCTCTAGATGATGTTCAAAACGGAATGCGACAAACAGGCACTATTAATCTTATTGACCATATGAATACTCATAATTGTTTACCTGTACACAATTTTCAATTTGGTTCGCATAAACAAGCAATTAAAATCTTTAATCAGGTTTGGAAGAAACGGTTTTCCCAGAAACAGCCAGGAGATTCCTGCTGGGTAGGATGCAATTTGCGTTGTTCCCATGCAGTTGATAGATTTATATTAAAAACAGGTCCTTTAAAAGGCGAAGAAGTAATTGTCGATGGGCCTGAATACGAGACTGCTGCTGGTATGGGGGGGAACTGTGGTTGCTTTGACCCTGATGTAGTTCTAGAAGCCAATTTTTATTGTGACCACTATGGGATTGATACCATAGGGGTTAGTACCACCATTGCTTTTTTGATGGAGTGTTATGATAGAGGAATTCTTAATCAGGAAAGAACAGGCGGTCTGGATTTGAGGTTTGGGAATGGAGATGCTCTTTTAGAATTGATTCATCTAATTGCCCAAGGAGAGGAGTTTGGAAAGATTGCTGGACAGGGAATTCGTCGCTGTAAGAAATATTTTGTAGAAAATTTTGATGCTGATCCGGACTTTTTAGAAGATATTGGCATGGAATGTAAAGGTATGGAATTTTCTGAATATGTTACCAAAGAATCTCTAGCCCAACAGGGAGGATACGGTATAGCCAACAAGGGTCCACAACATGACGAATCCTGGTTAATTTTTATGGACCAGGTAAATAAACAGATTCCAACCTTTGAAGATAAAGCAGAAGCACTATATTATTTTCCCTTATTCAGGACTTGGTTTTCTCTGGTTGGACTTTGCAAACTGCCCTGGAATGATATTGAACCGGCTGATAATAAGCAAAAATACTCAGGTATTACAGCAGCTAAAATACCGGAACATGTGGAAAATTATTGCTGGTTATTTGAAGGCATAACCGGTAAGAAAATATCTACTGAAGATATAATCAGTCAATCCGAGGCAGTACATAACCTCCAGAGGCTGTTTAATTTAAAGATGGGTTATGGTACCAGAAAACATGATGCCATTCCCTATCGTGCCATGGGTCCGGTAAAAGAGCAAGAATATTGTTCGCGCGCTGATTTCTATGACAAGCAATTACAGGAAGAAGTGGAATATGATATAAAGGGGAAAGATATTCAGGAAAGAATTAAAGCATTAAGAAAATTTAGAGAAAAGCAATATGAATTATTATGTGATGCAGTATATCGGAGAAGAGGCTGGGATGAGAATGGGGTACCTAACTTAGAAACAATAAAAAGATTGCAAATAGATTTTCCAGAAATATTGTCAGTATGGCAGAATTATCATAATAATAAATAA
- a CDS encoding TIM barrel protein has protein sequence MQESIYKFMKVGIIHFMAYPQVMKGEGPILETLQEIAEDDFFTAVEVSWMKDPDVRKKARELLEASHLAVAYGAQPRLLVNKLNINSFEKEERKKAVQQVKEGVDEAYELGAKGLGFLSGKDPGEEKREKALNLLISSTKEICAYAQSKGNLMIAMEVFDQEIDKKCLVGPVDLARRYAAEVRKEFDNFGLMVDLSHLPLLGESPEESILPVKNYLVHAHMGNCIVKDKNQVGYGDEHPRFGIKGGENDVAELTEYLRVLLNIGYLNPDHPPFLSFEVKPLPGESSEVIIANAKRTLREAWARV, from the coding sequence ATGCAAGAATCAATTTACAAATTTATGAAGGTAGGTATAATTCATTTTATGGCTTACCCTCAAGTTATGAAAGGGGAAGGTCCTATCCTGGAGACATTGCAGGAGATTGCCGAAGATGATTTTTTTACTGCAGTGGAAGTTTCTTGGATGAAGGATCCTGATGTTCGTAAAAAGGCTCGAGAATTGTTGGAAGCCAGCCATTTGGCTGTAGCTTACGGGGCGCAACCCAGATTATTGGTGAATAAGCTGAATATCAATTCCTTTGAAAAAGAAGAGAGAAAAAAAGCTGTTCAGCAAGTAAAAGAAGGTGTTGATGAAGCCTATGAGCTTGGAGCGAAAGGTCTTGGCTTTCTAAGCGGCAAGGATCCAGGTGAAGAAAAAAGAGAAAAAGCCCTGAATTTGCTGATCTCTTCCACCAAAGAGATCTGTGCTTATGCTCAGTCAAAAGGTAATCTCATGATTGCTATGGAAGTCTTTGACCAGGAGATTGATAAGAAATGTCTTGTCGGACCGGTTGACTTGGCCAGAAGGTATGCTGCGGAGGTCAGGAAGGAATTCGATAATTTTGGCTTAATGGTCGATTTATCCCATTTGCCTCTCTTAGGTGAATCTCCCGAAGAGTCTATTCTGCCAGTCAAGAATTACCTAGTCCATGCCCATATGGGCAACTGTATTGTTAAAGATAAGAATCAGGTTGGCTATGGAGATGAGCATCCTCGTTTTGGAATCAAGGGTGGAGAAAATGACGTTGCAGAGTTGACTGAGTATTTAAGAGTATTACTGAATATTGGTTACTTGAATCCAGATCATCCCCCATTTTTAAGTTTCGAAGTTAAGCCATTACCCGGTGAATCCTCAGAGGTGATCATTGCCAATGCCAAGAGAACCTTGAGAGAAGCATGGGCAAGAGTGTAA
- a CDS encoding transketolase encodes MPIIDAKTGKVKKDYSIEELVEKAKDMRAYNMVAITAAGSGHTGGTLSIMDIAAALYLKHIKHDPANPEWEERDRVFWSVGHKAPAIYVALGMAGYFPIDEVVKLRKLWSGFEGHPNRFKVPGIELSSGSLGQGLGVAVGCALNARLENKNYKTYCILGDGELNEGSVWEAIMSAAHYQLDNLIAIVDRNRLQIDGSTEEVMRLEGLADKWQSFGWQVLEVNGHNMTEILATLDKALQIKGQPIVIIAHTIKGKEVSFAENVVGYHGICPKDGLTGAESLEKALQDIKSPGFDQEKVNKLLKIACDYQEEVNHKVDRILPKFSKDYWWNSQDIMRVKMIPTRNGFGDAIEELGESPEVITFGADITSSIKMDQFYAKHPDRRERFFEMGIAEQNMTLAAAGFAKEGKIAFIGSYGVFVTGRNWEQIRTTLCYNNFNVKIANAHGGLSVGPDGPTHQALEEISNMYYLPNMHIIVPGDSLETKKGTREVANISGPAVIRYAREATPVVTCENTPYKFGVANTIRFRGEKENFVDAFETKLSSEYQNEEEDIAIIACGPMVAEAMRAAYILKKEYELETRVINMHTVKPIDKEAIRRATQEIGVLLSVEEHQKGGFGNIVAGVVATGKMYNTRFLFDMIGVDDEFGLSGAPWELLKVFGLTAEHLAKRAKELHDIKK; translated from the coding sequence ATGCCAATTATTGATGCAAAGACAGGAAAAGTAAAGAAAGATTATTCTATTGAGGAACTGGTTGAAAAAGCAAAAGATATGAGAGCTTATAATATGGTGGCTATTACTGCAGCTGGATCCGGTCATACCGGAGGGACCCTCTCTATCATGGACATAGCAGCAGCCTTATATTTAAAACATATCAAACATGATCCGGCTAATCCAGAATGGGAGGAGCGGGATCGTGTCTTTTGGTCAGTGGGTCACAAGGCTCCAGCAATTTATGTTGCCCTGGGAATGGCTGGTTATTTTCCCATTGATGAGGTTGTGAAATTAAGAAAGCTCTGGTCTGGATTTGAAGGACACCCCAATCGTTTTAAAGTTCCTGGTATTGAACTTTCCAGTGGTTCTCTTGGTCAAGGATTAGGAGTAGCGGTAGGATGTGCTTTAAATGCTCGTCTAGAAAATAAGAATTACAAAACCTATTGTATTTTAGGAGATGGGGAATTAAATGAAGGATCAGTCTGGGAAGCAATTATGTCTGCTGCCCATTATCAGCTGGATAATCTGATTGCTATTGTTGACCGTAATCGACTGCAGATTGACGGTTCAACAGAAGAGGTCATGAGATTAGAGGGTTTAGCTGACAAGTGGCAATCCTTTGGCTGGCAGGTGCTGGAGGTGAATGGGCATAACATGACAGAAATACTAGCTACTCTGGATAAGGCCTTACAAATCAAAGGACAACCTATAGTTATTATTGCCCATACTATTAAAGGCAAAGAGGTTTCCTTTGCTGAAAATGTAGTGGGTTATCATGGGATTTGTCCTAAGGATGGACTCACTGGTGCAGAATCGTTAGAAAAAGCCTTGCAGGATATTAAATCTCCTGGTTTTGACCAGGAAAAGGTAAATAAATTACTCAAGATAGCCTGTGATTATCAGGAGGAAGTAAACCATAAAGTTGACCGGATCCTGCCTAAATTCAGTAAAGATTACTGGTGGAATAGTCAGGATATAATGAGGGTTAAAATGATTCCTACCCGTAATGGCTTTGGAGATGCGATTGAAGAATTGGGAGAATCACCTGAGGTGATTACCTTTGGGGCAGATATTACCAGTTCTATCAAGATGGATCAATTCTATGCCAAACATCCGGATAGAAGAGAACGTTTCTTTGAAATGGGTATTGCCGAACAGAATATGACCTTAGCAGCTGCTGGTTTTGCTAAGGAAGGTAAAATTGCCTTTATTGGTTCTTACGGGGTTTTTGTTACTGGCAGAAATTGGGAACAAATCAGAACTACTCTCTGCTATAATAACTTTAATGTCAAAATAGCTAATGCTCATGGAGGATTATCTGTTGGTCCAGATGGACCAACTCATCAAGCCTTGGAAGAAATTAGCAATATGTACTACTTACCTAATATGCATATTATTGTTCCCGGAGATTCGCTGGAAACTAAAAAAGGAACCAGGGAAGTAGCTAATATTTCAGGACCAGCAGTAATTCGTTATGCTCGAGAAGCTACTCCTGTTGTTACTTGCGAAAATACTCCCTATAAATTTGGTGTTGCCAATACCATTCGTTTCCGAGGAGAAAAAGAAAACTTTGTTGATGCCTTTGAAACTAAGCTCAGTTCCGAATATCAGAACGAAGAGGAAGATATTGCTATTATTGCCTGTGGTCCTATGGTAGCTGAAGCAATGCGGGCGGCTTATATTCTTAAAAAAGAATACGAGTTGGAAACCAGAGTAATAAACATGCATACTGTTAAGCCTATTGATAAAGAAGCCATTAGAAGAGCAACTCAGGAAATAGGAGTACTGCTGAGCGTGGAAGAACATCAAAAGGGAGGATTTGGTAATATAGTAGCAGGAGTAGTTGCTACCGGGAAGATGTATAATACACGATTTCTTTTTGATATGATAGGTGTAGATGATGAGTTTGGACTATCTGGTGCCCCCTGGGAATTGCTAAAAGTGTTTGGTTTAACTGCTGAACACCTGGCGAAAAGAGCTAAAGAGTTGCACGACATTAAGAAATAG
- a CDS encoding Na+/H+ antiporter NhaC family protein, whose protein sequence is MVRRNRFNRYIVVVFSVLIILSFLSVIGWANEEQETGAYGIWSLVPPILAIILCIILKEALISLITAVLVGATILNNGNLWTGLEKTANLLVAQVADSWNASIILFFFLVGGLMGMIFFSGGGQAFLDSISKKANNAKMAQLFSWLGGIVIFIDDYANSAFIGNLFRPLSDKYYISREKLSYIVDSTAAPVSSIFLISTWIGYQVGLIGDSLPEGINVSPYFLWLRSVPYSFYSILAIVMVGIIAYTGRDFGPMLKAEYRARTNHELWAEGARPLAGTSELKVAQNASTKPINLWLPIILLVLLSFYFMWASGGGSSAESFSQAISDADSMFSILLATLIAFFVAIIMYLVQKIATVAEIMDSFLNGARMMVYATLILISAWAIKGVCDELGTAPYIVNALEGVLSPVILPILTFIISAFIAICTGTSWGTMGIVVPIVIPLGVSVGTPLPIVISSVLTGAVMGDHCSPISDTTVMSSTFAGSDHIDHVRTQFPYALTAALIAVICYLLAGMGIPVIIVLLVGIVLLYLLVFVLSSLSAKKLGITFPLEKAESKE, encoded by the coding sequence ATGGTGAGAAGGAATAGATTTAATCGATATATTGTAGTGGTTTTTTCTGTGCTGATTATTCTATCATTCTTATCAGTAATAGGTTGGGCTAATGAAGAACAGGAGACAGGTGCTTATGGTATCTGGTCTTTAGTGCCACCAATTCTAGCAATTATACTTTGTATCATTTTAAAAGAAGCCCTAATTTCTTTAATTACTGCTGTATTAGTCGGTGCCACAATTCTAAATAATGGGAATTTATGGACAGGCTTGGAAAAAACAGCTAATTTACTGGTTGCGCAAGTAGCTGATTCTTGGAATGCCAGTATTATCTTGTTTTTCTTTTTAGTGGGTGGATTGATGGGAATGATCTTTTTTTCTGGTGGTGGACAGGCTTTTTTAGATTCAATCAGTAAAAAAGCTAACAATGCAAAAATGGCACAACTATTCTCCTGGCTAGGTGGTATTGTTATCTTTATTGATGATTATGCAAATTCAGCCTTTATTGGAAATCTGTTTCGCCCCCTATCTGATAAGTATTATATTTCTAGAGAGAAGCTATCCTATATTGTAGATTCAACTGCTGCACCTGTTTCTTCTATATTTTTAATTTCTACCTGGATAGGTTATCAGGTTGGTCTAATTGGCGATTCTCTTCCCGAAGGAATTAATGTCTCTCCCTATTTTTTATGGCTAAGGAGTGTACCTTATAGTTTTTATTCTATTTTAGCTATTGTTATGGTAGGGATTATTGCTTATACTGGAAGAGATTTTGGACCGATGCTGAAAGCAGAATATAGAGCTAGAACAAACCATGAACTCTGGGCTGAAGGTGCTAGACCATTAGCTGGAACTTCAGAATTAAAAGTTGCTCAAAATGCCTCTACAAAACCAATAAATCTGTGGTTACCTATTATATTACTGGTATTGCTATCATTCTATTTTATGTGGGCGAGTGGTGGTGGTAGCTCGGCTGAATCATTTTCCCAGGCAATCTCCGATGCCGATTCCATGTTCTCCATATTATTAGCTACACTCATTGCTTTTTTTGTTGCCATAATCATGTATTTAGTACAAAAAATTGCGACAGTAGCAGAAATAATGGATTCTTTTCTCAATGGAGCCAGGATGATGGTCTATGCTACCTTAATATTAATTTCAGCCTGGGCAATTAAAGGTGTATGTGATGAACTGGGTACTGCTCCTTATATTGTCAATGCTCTGGAAGGTGTTTTATCTCCCGTAATCTTGCCTATTTTAACTTTCATCATTTCTGCTTTTATTGCTATATGTACCGGTACATCCTGGGGTACTATGGGCATTGTTGTTCCCATTGTAATTCCTCTAGGAGTGAGCGTAGGCACGCCTCTTCCCATTGTTATTTCTAGTGTCTTAACTGGTGCTGTAATGGGTGATCATTGTAGTCCTATTTCGGATACCACAGTAATGTCTTCAACTTTTGCCGGTTCAGACCATATAGACCATGTTAGAACACAATTCCCTTATGCCCTTACTGCGGCGTTAATTGCTGTGATTTGCTATCTCTTGGCGGGTATGGGCATACCGGTCATTATTGTTTTACTTGTTGGAATTGTTTTACTCTATCTATTGGTATTTGTTTTATCTTCTCTATCAGCAAAAAAATTAGGTATAACCTTCCCATTGGAAAAAGCAGAGAGCAAAGAATAA
- a CDS encoding DUF5320 domain-containing protein yields MPGGDRTGPAGLGPMTGRAAGYCAGYPVPGYANSWGGRFGFGFGRGFGRGFGRGWGFRRAGFLGYPVYPAYSAIPPAYPYYSSAYPYQGTMDSKQEMDLLQTEAEDIKAELEAVNKRIAELKKETKE; encoded by the coding sequence ATGCCAGGTGGGGATAGAACAGGTCCTGCCGGCTTAGGCCCAATGACTGGTAGAGCGGCTGGTTATTGTGCTGGATATCCTGTTCCCGGTTATGCCAATTCTTGGGGTGGCCGTTTCGGATTTGGATTTGGTCGTGGATTTGGCAGAGGATTTGGCCGAGGATGGGGTTTCCGAAGAGCAGGCTTCTTAGGTTATCCAGTATATCCAGCTTATTCAGCGATACCACCAGCCTATCCATATTATAGTTCCGCTTATCCTTATCAGGGAACAATGGATTCCAAGCAGGAAATGGACTTACTTCAAACAGAGGCAGAGGACATCAAAGCTGAATTGGAAGCTGTTAACAAAAGAATAGCTGAGTTAAAAAAAGAAACTAAAGAGTAA
- a CDS encoding cyclophilin-like fold protein: MKKILIKIENIEVEAELNNSKTAEKIWDALPIEGRVNTWGDEIYFSIGEKIELEQGASAVVSIGDLAYWPPGEAFCIFFGTTPASNGEEIRAASAVNIFGGIIGDPKVLQQVRSGTRIRIEKSNL, translated from the coding sequence ATGAAAAAGATTTTAATAAAGATCGAAAATATTGAGGTAGAAGCTGAATTAAATAATAGTAAGACAGCAGAGAAAATATGGGATGCATTACCAATAGAAGGTAGGGTTAATACCTGGGGAGATGAAATTTATTTTTCTATTGGTGAAAAAATCGAACTAGAGCAAGGTGCCAGTGCGGTTGTTTCCATAGGAGATTTAGCTTATTGGCCACCCGGTGAGGCATTTTGTATCTTTTTTGGAACAACACCTGCCAGTAACGGTGAGGAAATCAGAGCAGCAAGTGCAGTGAATATTTTTGGCGGGATTATTGGTGATCCTAAAGTTTTACAACAGGTAAGATCAGGTACTAGAATTAGAATTGAAAAGAGCAATTTGTAA